From Paenibacillus sp. GP183, one genomic window encodes:
- a CDS encoding sugar phosphate nucleotidyltransferase: protein MKGVVLAAGLGTRLLPLTQIINKQMLPIGQYPMIYYSIKKLADNGIRDILLIIGGQCLGMFLDYLGSGEKWNVRLTYKIQEQPLGIAHALAFAEGFVLPGEKFVVLLGDNLFADPLQPFMKYFEQREGAMVLLKEVDDPCRYGVPFIEDDSIVAIVEKPDTPFSNYAVTGIYFYDSSVFDKIRILQKSARGEMEITDVNNIYAKQGMLRFQQLKGWWIDAGTHESLVEAAHLIREENP, encoded by the coding sequence GTGAAGGGTGTTGTTCTGGCTGCTGGTTTAGGAACTCGATTGCTGCCTTTAACCCAAATCATTAATAAGCAAATGCTTCCAATCGGTCAGTATCCGATGATTTATTATTCGATTAAAAAGCTTGCAGATAATGGTATACGTGACATTCTGCTCATTATTGGCGGACAATGCCTCGGCATGTTTTTGGATTACTTGGGAAGCGGGGAGAAGTGGAATGTCCGTTTGACTTATAAAATTCAAGAGCAGCCTTTGGGCATTGCGCATGCGCTGGCGTTTGCTGAAGGCTTCGTTCTTCCTGGGGAAAAATTCGTTGTTTTGCTTGGTGATAACTTGTTTGCTGATCCCTTACAGCCCTTCATGAAGTACTTTGAGCAGCGAGAAGGGGCCATGGTACTACTTAAAGAGGTTGATGATCCTTGCAGGTATGGCGTTCCTTTCATTGAGGATGACAGCATAGTAGCCATAGTCGAAAAACCGGATACACCCTTTTCAAATTATGCAGTCACCGGGATTTATTTTTATGACTCATCCGTCTTTGATAAAATCCGTATCTTGCAAAAGTCGGCTCGCGGCGAAATGGAAATTACCGATGTGAATAATATTTATGCCAAACAAGGGATGCTGAGGTTTCAACAACTTAAAGGATGGTGGATTGATGCTGGAACGCATGAATCGCTTGTTGAAGCGGCGCATTTGATTCGGGAGGAGAATCCATAA
- the rfbD gene encoding dTDP-4-dehydrorhamnose reductase, translated as MKILVTGAGGQLGYDLIRVLSRHYEVVAASREELDVTDAGAVTNTLRHVLPEIVIHAAAYTSVDLAEDEVDQAYQVNAIGTWNVATEAHAIGAKLVYISTDYVFDGMKDGLYDELDKPNPLNVYGNSKLLGEKFAAMLCSRLFIVRTSWLYSAKGRNFVTKVMDMSKNLAQISMVTDQIGSPTYGLDLAHFICELIGSEKYGIYHASNQGCCSRYDFAQEILKYMESKPASIIPIRAESLKHAAPRPTNSALSHQAIRLNGLTPLRDWRQALRHYLLHEDEVDLPKLVT; from the coding sequence ATGAAGATATTGGTGACAGGGGCTGGAGGGCAGCTCGGGTATGATTTGATAAGAGTGTTGTCCCGTCATTATGAAGTGGTGGCGGCATCGCGTGAAGAATTGGATGTAACAGATGCTGGAGCGGTAACAAATACATTGAGACATGTGCTGCCCGAGATTGTGATTCATGCAGCAGCCTATACATCTGTTGACCTTGCAGAAGATGAAGTGGATCAAGCTTACCAGGTTAACGCCATAGGAACCTGGAATGTCGCAACAGAAGCTCATGCCATTGGAGCCAAATTGGTTTATATCAGTACGGATTATGTATTCGACGGAATGAAAGACGGTCTTTATGACGAACTGGATAAACCCAATCCTTTGAATGTATATGGCAATTCCAAGCTGCTTGGGGAAAAGTTTGCAGCCATGCTTTGCTCCCGATTATTCATCGTTCGCACCTCTTGGCTATACAGCGCAAAAGGAAGGAATTTCGTGACCAAGGTTATGGACATGTCGAAAAATCTGGCGCAAATCAGCATGGTGACGGATCAAATCGGCTCTCCCACATATGGCTTGGATTTAGCCCATTTTATCTGTGAGCTAATAGGCTCTGAAAAGTATGGGATTTATCATGCTTCCAATCAAGGCTGCTGCTCCCGATATGATTTTGCTCAGGAAATTTTGAAATATATGGAATCCAAGCCTGCATCCATTATCCCGATTCGAGCAGAATCTCTGAAGCATGCTGCACCCAGACCGACAAATTCCGCATTATCTCATCAAGCCATCCGATTGAATGGGTTGACTCCGCTACGTGATTGGCGGCAGGCATTGCGGCATTATTTGCTGCACGAGGATGAAGTGGACTTGCCGAAATTGGTGACATAG
- a CDS encoding DUF3880 domain-containing protein, producing the protein MKKSRLEVSADGAKKGFRLGWEHGYQLGCSKGILELLPPAHVTVNEIRVLFIPQGFEAIDQGVILGLQQTAGEFFVVGAEDMVQRAMELKPDLVLVLNGLHVFPAEHLDHVDQVKAMGIKTAIWFADDPYFTDLTAAYASRYDFIFTHERSCVSLYQELGCRRVYYLPLAVNPLIYHPMQVDSSYRTDICFIGNAFPNRIELFDQLAHYLADKKVMIAGSQWDQLAHYPMLKNSIRLEWIPIEETVKYYNGAKIVINLHRSASESGYSRNTRNIPARSINPRTYEISACGAFQLTDLREDLTELYTPGFDIVSYQSADELIGQMDYYLRHEKKRRRIALRGLKQTHSNHTFGARLSLLLQEVQQWH; encoded by the coding sequence ATGAAGAAAAGCAGGCTTGAGGTATCAGCAGACGGGGCAAAGAAAGGCTTCCGACTCGGTTGGGAGCATGGATACCAGTTGGGCTGCTCTAAGGGCATTCTGGAACTGCTTCCGCCTGCACATGTGACGGTAAATGAGATCAGAGTGTTGTTTATCCCCCAAGGATTTGAAGCTATTGATCAGGGAGTGATTCTTGGCTTGCAGCAAACGGCCGGTGAGTTTTTTGTCGTTGGCGCCGAGGATATGGTGCAGAGGGCAATGGAGCTTAAGCCAGACCTCGTGCTTGTGCTTAACGGCCTGCATGTATTTCCGGCTGAACACCTCGACCATGTGGATCAAGTCAAGGCCATGGGTATCAAAACAGCGATCTGGTTTGCGGATGATCCCTATTTTACAGACCTGACAGCCGCTTATGCTTCCCGGTACGATTTTATATTTACCCATGAACGAAGCTGTGTGTCCTTGTATCAAGAGCTCGGCTGTCGACGCGTTTATTACCTTCCTCTTGCTGTCAATCCTCTTATTTACCATCCCATGCAGGTAGATTCCAGCTATCGAACCGATATCTGTTTCATCGGCAATGCCTTTCCCAACCGGATTGAGCTGTTTGATCAGCTGGCTCATTATTTGGCAGACAAAAAAGTCATGATCGCAGGATCACAGTGGGATCAGCTTGCTCATTACCCCATGCTGAAGAACAGCATCAGGCTGGAATGGATTCCGATAGAGGAAACAGTTAAGTACTATAACGGTGCAAAGATCGTCATCAATCTGCACAGATCAGCAAGTGAATCAGGGTACAGCCGGAACACCAGGAACATTCCCGCACGCTCGATCAATCCCAGGACGTATGAGATATCAGCTTGCGGAGCCTTTCAATTAACCGACTTACGGGAGGATTTGACCGAACTGTATACGCCGGGATTCGATATAGTGAGCTATCAATCAGCAGATGAGCTAATCGGGCAAATGGACTACTACCTGCGCCATGAAAAGAAACGAAGGCGAATTGCTTTGCGGGGTTTGAAACAGACTCACAGCAACCATACTTTTGGGGCTCGCCTAAGTCTATTGCTTCAGGAGGTACAACAATGGCATTGA
- a CDS encoding glycosyltransferase, whose translation MALKLDKDSLPEKEKRRQERGYRLGFEEGYRVGACNAIVKRALPFQPSQTWNRRILYVGSGKGMPYSPLDSAIIDIMRPLVLELKVTEPLDNVVAWVEITKPDLVLVLDGMLFPVEQIDAIRAKGVQTALWLTDDPYYTDVTVGFAPHYDHVFTLELNCVTFYKEHGCSNVHYLPLGVHPGWFCPRATNLMNRREICFVGSGYWKRVELFDQIAPYLKGRDVCISGLWWDRLKAYRLLKDKIRLNHWMGAEETAGFYNGTKIVINLHRSHDDGTFNYNSRLIKAVSPNPRTFEISACGVLQLTDVRDDLASFYKPGRDLATFGSAEELVEQIDYYLTHEEQHLQVALQGLRSTMEQHTFAHRLTQLFQTVFK comes from the coding sequence ATGGCATTGAAGCTGGATAAAGATTCTCTTCCCGAGAAAGAGAAAAGAAGGCAGGAGAGAGGCTATAGATTAGGCTTTGAGGAGGGTTATCGTGTAGGTGCCTGCAATGCGATTGTGAAACGAGCACTGCCTTTCCAGCCTTCTCAAACATGGAACCGGCGCATCCTGTATGTCGGATCGGGTAAGGGGATGCCTTATTCACCTCTCGACTCCGCCATTATTGACATCATGAGGCCCCTTGTCCTGGAGTTGAAGGTTACTGAACCACTGGATAATGTGGTTGCTTGGGTAGAGATAACAAAGCCGGATCTGGTGCTAGTCCTGGATGGCATGCTGTTTCCAGTCGAACAGATCGATGCGATTCGGGCAAAAGGCGTGCAGACCGCGCTTTGGTTAACCGACGACCCTTATTATACAGACGTTACAGTAGGCTTTGCTCCGCATTATGATCACGTCTTTACCCTTGAGCTGAACTGCGTCACTTTTTATAAGGAGCACGGTTGTTCGAACGTGCACTACCTTCCTCTCGGTGTGCATCCCGGGTGGTTCTGTCCCAGGGCCACTAACTTGATGAACCGCAGGGAGATTTGTTTTGTGGGCTCCGGTTACTGGAAGCGGGTTGAGTTGTTTGATCAAATAGCGCCTTACCTTAAGGGACGCGATGTTTGCATTAGCGGCTTATGGTGGGATCGGCTGAAAGCATACAGACTCCTCAAAGACAAGATAAGGCTCAATCATTGGATGGGAGCCGAGGAGACAGCAGGCTTTTATAATGGAACGAAAATCGTCATCAATCTTCATCGTTCCCATGATGACGGAACCTTCAATTACAACAGCCGGTTGATCAAGGCGGTCTCGCCCAATCCTCGAACTTTTGAAATTTCCGCTTGCGGTGTACTGCAGCTCACTGATGTGCGTGATGATCTGGCAAGTTTTTATAAGCCGGGCCGGGATCTTGCAACCTTTGGATCGGCTGAAGAGCTGGTTGAGCAAATCGACTATTATTTGACGCATGAGGAGCAGCACCTACAAGTCGCTTTGCAGGGGCTTCGAAGCACGATGGAACAGCACACCTTCGCCCATCGATTAACTCAGCTGTTTCAAACCGTGTTCAAGTAA
- a CDS encoding glycosyltransferase family 4 protein, which produces MKLLLFSHLCSQSHITGAEKLLLFMVQELRSDHECVMVVPNEGVLSKEASLRGIRVIVMYYPLLLSTYQPGPWLFGDLQRLLQEDAYRTLASLLLAEEPDAVLANTCVNALPAAAAKTLGIPVAWMITETMMENEYIHLSVDLIDRYSDWIIGISRSTLRFFQHEKLGPKLCTLFPSWRMDELNTATWPSHRINKRTEWGVGEQEQVVGYVSSDIYPNKGLEHFIQMSLAIGNAMEHVHFFIIGKPTDLGYYGYCLQLIEQSGFASRFHISPFEQHIEGFYPALDVAVIPSLLNEGFGMTALEGMVFAKPVVAYRSGGLEEILTMTGNAAFLAEKGNTNELISKVHRLLENPQLRKEVGERNGEEAQRVFGIVPYRARLKEWFLAMKTHQKAPASVLQTMNSTELHDPSSLLICGQGPTVYLLHSGVRYPIPSESRFKALGYSFDRVFTLPDDKLDHFDQGQPIAGLEEHAKVSKKHKRRSSRKRRRTVIKKKKRPLRKKFIKTKKSTRISKRVSTKVRSRISVKRRAG; this is translated from the coding sequence ATGAAATTGTTACTTTTTTCTCATTTATGCTCTCAAAGCCATATAACCGGAGCGGAAAAGCTGCTGTTGTTCATGGTGCAAGAGCTGAGATCTGATCACGAATGTGTCATGGTTGTACCCAACGAAGGCGTACTGTCAAAAGAAGCATCCCTCAGAGGAATTCGCGTGATTGTCATGTATTATCCTCTGCTGCTGTCGACCTACCAACCAGGCCCATGGCTTTTCGGTGACTTGCAAAGACTGCTGCAGGAGGATGCCTACCGTACTCTTGCGTCCTTGCTGCTTGCGGAAGAGCCGGATGCCGTTCTGGCCAATACTTGTGTCAACGCGCTTCCCGCAGCAGCAGCCAAAACACTCGGAATTCCCGTTGCATGGATGATTACGGAAACCATGATGGAGAACGAATATATCCATCTATCGGTAGATCTTATTGATCGTTATTCGGATTGGATAATCGGTATTTCCCGCAGCACCCTGCGCTTTTTCCAGCATGAAAAGCTTGGCCCCAAATTATGCACATTATTTCCTTCATGGCGAATGGATGAACTGAACACGGCGACGTGGCCCAGCCATCGCATCAACAAGCGGACGGAATGGGGTGTTGGCGAACAAGAGCAGGTAGTGGGATACGTTTCCTCGGATATTTATCCAAATAAGGGACTTGAACATTTTATCCAGATGAGTCTTGCAATTGGAAATGCGATGGAGCACGTTCATTTTTTCATTATCGGCAAGCCGACAGACCTTGGCTATTACGGGTATTGCCTGCAGTTGATCGAACAATCCGGCTTCGCTTCACGGTTTCATATCTCTCCGTTTGAGCAGCACATCGAGGGGTTCTATCCGGCTTTGGATGTGGCGGTCATTCCGAGTCTTTTAAATGAAGGGTTTGGCATGACGGCTCTTGAAGGCATGGTGTTTGCGAAGCCGGTGGTGGCTTATCGTTCCGGAGGCTTGGAGGAAATTTTAACCATGACAGGCAATGCCGCTTTTCTTGCAGAGAAAGGAAATACGAATGAATTAATAAGCAAGGTGCATAGGCTGCTTGAAAATCCGCAGCTCCGCAAGGAAGTGGGAGAACGAAACGGAGAAGAGGCTCAGCGGGTGTTTGGTATTGTACCTTACCGGGCAAGGCTGAAGGAATGGTTCCTTGCGATGAAGACCCATCAGAAAGCACCAGCTTCAGTTCTTCAAACCATGAATTCAACTGAGCTTCACGACCCCTCCTCCTTATTGATATGCGGCCAAGGTCCAACGGTATATTTACTCCATAGCGGCGTGCGGTATCCAATCCCATCCGAGTCTCGATTTAAAGCCTTGGGTTATTCCTTTGATAGAGTTTTTACGCTGCCTGATGATAAGCTTGACCATTTTGATCAAGGTCAACCCATAGCTGGATTAGAAGAACACGCCAAAGTCAGTAAAAAGCACAAGAGACGATCTTCACGCAAGCGCCGCAGAACGGTTATTAAGAAAAAGAAGCGACCCTTGCGTAAAAAATTTATTAAAACCAAGAAATCCACCAGGATCTCCAAACGTGTGAGCACGAAAGTGCGGAGCCGGATATCTGTGAAGAGAAGGGCGGGTTGA
- the wecB gene encoding UDP-N-acetylglucosamine 2-epimerase (non-hydrolyzing), with translation MKVMTILGTRPEIIRLSLIIPLMDQLAEKHVLVHTGQNFTYSLSDVFFDQLQLRQPDYTLRYEQHSLGAQLSVMFGDVEKLLLHEKPDKVLLLGDTNSALCAILAERLGFPVIHMEAGNRCFDLDVPEEKNRKVIDAISSINMPYTRQSKENLLREGVPCHRIVVTGNPIYEVLKHYESQIEQSQILEQLGLIANQYFLVTAHRAENVDDSLRLQEICEGLNRVAEQFGQRMICSLHPRTKSRIASAASLVLHPLVELYEPFGFFDFVKLEKEARCAITDSGTVQEECCILRIPTVTIRQSTERPETVECGSNTVSGVDAGQIAKAVQLMVQLGANWQCPQGYEDTDVSFKVVKYVLGGKHHVS, from the coding sequence ATGAAAGTGATGACCATTCTTGGCACAAGACCTGAAATCATACGTCTCAGCTTGATTATTCCCTTGATGGATCAATTGGCGGAAAAGCATGTGCTCGTGCATACAGGGCAAAATTTTACTTACAGCTTAAGCGATGTATTCTTTGATCAGCTTCAGCTGCGTCAACCGGATTATACGCTTCGCTATGAGCAGCACTCGCTCGGAGCTCAGCTTTCCGTCATGTTCGGTGATGTGGAGAAGCTGCTGCTTCACGAAAAACCCGATAAGGTGCTGCTTCTCGGAGACACGAACAGTGCACTTTGCGCCATATTGGCTGAACGGTTAGGGTTCCCTGTCATCCATATGGAAGCGGGCAACCGCTGCTTCGATCTCGATGTGCCTGAGGAGAAAAACCGTAAAGTCATCGACGCCATTTCTTCGATCAACATGCCTTACACGAGGCAAAGCAAGGAAAACCTCCTGCGGGAAGGGGTTCCGTGCCATCGCATCGTCGTTACAGGCAATCCGATTTATGAAGTGCTTAAACATTATGAATCCCAAATCGAACAAAGCCAAATCCTGGAGCAGCTTGGACTCATCGCTAATCAATATTTTCTGGTAACCGCGCACCGGGCCGAAAATGTGGATGATTCTTTGCGTTTACAGGAAATTTGTGAAGGCTTGAACCGGGTGGCCGAACAGTTCGGACAAAGGATGATATGCAGCCTGCATCCGCGAACAAAGTCGAGAATCGCGTCTGCTGCCTCGCTCGTCCTTCATCCCCTCGTTGAACTGTATGAGCCTTTTGGCTTTTTCGATTTCGTGAAGCTCGAGAAGGAAGCGCGCTGCGCGATTACCGACAGCGGTACGGTTCAGGAGGAATGCTGTATCTTACGCATTCCGACCGTCACGATTCGCCAAAGCACGGAACGTCCGGAGACGGTGGAGTGCGGCAGCAACACAGTTTCCGGTGTCGATGCAGGGCAAATAGCCAAAGCGGTGCAACTGATGGTCCAGCTGGGCGCGAATTGGCAATGCCCACAGGGCTATGAGGACACAGATGTCTCATTTAAAGTGGTCAAATATGTTTTGGGAGGAAAACATCATGTTTCGTGA
- a CDS encoding SDR family NAD(P)-dependent oxidoreductase, with amino-acid sequence MFRDSAILVTGGTGSWGYELVRQLLKTKPKKIVIFSRNESSQVAMKREFEDERLIFCIGDVRDKDALIKACQGIEYVFHLAALKHVPVCEDHPNEALKTNVIGTQNLIEAAIENKVKKVINISTDKAANPSNFYGMTKAIGEKLIVLANRMHTDTKFVCVRSGNVLGSNGSVVHLFMNQIKLKNQIGITHMEMTRFFLTLQDAVQLLLRGAEESNGGEIFVMKMPTCKIVDLAEVLKEAMGKEDVQIVELGVRPGEKIHEILYSDYESQSMYIYDKDYLVILPTIEIPLLSQVYASCLPVQEEIYSSRDSLMTKDEIKKMLIMGGFIS; translated from the coding sequence ATGTTTCGTGATAGTGCGATTTTGGTTACAGGAGGAACCGGTTCATGGGGATACGAGCTTGTGCGGCAGCTGCTCAAGACTAAGCCGAAGAAAATTGTCATTTTTTCCAGAAACGAATCCAGCCAAGTCGCCATGAAGCGTGAGTTTGAGGATGAAAGACTGATATTTTGCATCGGGGATGTAAGGGATAAGGATGCGCTCATCAAAGCTTGCCAGGGCATCGAATATGTGTTTCATCTAGCAGCGTTAAAGCACGTTCCTGTCTGTGAGGACCATCCCAACGAAGCATTAAAAACGAATGTGATCGGTACACAAAACTTGATTGAAGCAGCCATTGAAAACAAGGTGAAGAAGGTTATTAATATTTCCACGGATAAAGCAGCCAATCCCTCGAACTTTTACGGGATGACCAAGGCCATAGGGGAGAAGCTGATTGTTCTCGCCAACCGGATGCATACCGATACCAAGTTCGTCTGCGTGAGAAGCGGCAATGTGCTGGGCTCCAACGGCAGTGTTGTCCATTTGTTTATGAATCAAATCAAGCTCAAGAATCAAATCGGCATTACACACATGGAGATGACGCGCTTTTTTCTTACTTTGCAAGATGCCGTCCAATTGCTGCTGCGAGGAGCAGAGGAAAGCAATGGCGGAGAGATTTTTGTCATGAAGATGCCGACCTGCAAAATTGTCGATTTAGCTGAGGTATTAAAGGAAGCTATGGGCAAAGAGGATGTCCAAATTGTGGAGCTGGGTGTTCGGCCGGGAGAGAAGATTCACGAAATTCTATATTCCGATTATGAGAGCCAATCTATGTACATTTACGATAAAGACTATCTGGTTATTTTGCCAACCATTGAGATCCCGCTTCTGAGTCAGGTCTATGCATCCTGCCTGCCCGTGCAAGAAGAAATTTATTCTTCCCGGGACTCCTTGATGACGAAGGATGAAATTAAAAAAATGCTGATTATGGGCGGTTTTATCTCATGA
- a CDS encoding SDR family oxidoreductase, producing MRLLILGGNGMAGHMLVDYFRKSSNYSVFYSVRDRSSIHGLVVDARDSVQVEKMIDVVAPDVIINAIGILNDRAERNELDAFLLNGLFPHQVKRMADKAGSRFIHISSDCVFSGELGGHREDDVPDGHTTYARTKVLGEIKAERHLTIRTSIVGPEIREQGIGLMDWFLRQQGTVKGYRFAIWNGVTTLELAKAIHHIIESPLSGLLHLTAPESISKLELLLLFQRTFNKEDVKIVPDDAIRLDRTLLHTRKDFFYEVPRYGRMLSELREWMRNR from the coding sequence ATGAGACTATTAATCCTTGGCGGGAATGGTATGGCTGGGCATATGCTGGTGGATTATTTTCGAAAAAGCTCCAATTACTCGGTTTTTTACTCCGTTAGAGATCGAAGCAGCATTCATGGATTAGTTGTAGACGCCAGGGATTCCGTACAAGTAGAAAAAATGATCGATGTCGTTGCACCCGATGTGATCATCAATGCTATCGGAATATTAAATGACCGTGCCGAGCGTAATGAGCTTGACGCCTTTTTGCTCAACGGGCTGTTTCCTCATCAGGTAAAAAGAATGGCGGATAAGGCCGGGAGCCGGTTCATTCATATCAGCTCCGATTGCGTCTTCTCCGGCGAGCTCGGCGGACATAGGGAAGATGATGTGCCTGACGGGCATACCACATATGCCCGCACCAAGGTACTTGGTGAAATCAAGGCCGAACGGCATTTGACGATCCGCACCTCGATTGTCGGTCCGGAAATCCGCGAGCAGGGAATCGGCTTGATGGATTGGTTTTTACGGCAGCAGGGCACCGTTAAAGGCTATCGGTTTGCGATTTGGAACGGAGTGACCACACTGGAGCTGGCCAAAGCGATACACCATATCATCGAGAGCCCGCTGTCCGGATTGCTGCATCTGACCGCTCCTGAATCCATCAGCAAGCTGGAGCTGCTTCTATTGTTTCAGCGTACTTTTAATAAGGAGGATGTGAAGATCGTTCCTGACGATGCGATTCGGCTGGATAGGACTCTGCTTCATACGCGGAAGGACTTCTTCTATGAGGTTCCCAGGTACGGCCGCATGTTGTCGGAGTTAAGGGAATGGATGAGAAACCGATGA
- a CDS encoding NAD-dependent epimerase/dehydratase family protein, whose amino-acid sequence MDEKPMKRGTILITGAGGFTGRHACEQFSRSGYEIIAVVRTKPEVAPIGSLAVCDLTDPEQINHLIDLAKPDYVLHLSGRNSVPESWLNPVAYLEANMLATLYLLNALRPFPDCRIVIAGSMLNFPLSEDPRPPHPYSLSKTMQVFFTKSWQYLFDQQILIAQPSNLIGPGFSNGVCGLLARKIAALEKGMDASPFKLSSLVERRDYVDVRDAVAAYERVLFHGTPGKVYSIGTGATSSLEEMVNVYGTLTVCSLPIEIGQSAIPKQPHTVDMEPMRSLGWTPDIPFKQSLSDTLQFYRDQS is encoded by the coding sequence ATGGATGAGAAACCGATGAAGCGGGGGACCATTCTGATAACCGGCGCGGGAGGCTTTACGGGCAGGCATGCCTGTGAGCAATTCAGCCGTTCTGGCTACGAGATCATTGCCGTCGTCCGAACAAAGCCCGAGGTTGCTCCCATTGGCTCACTTGCCGTATGCGATCTCACGGATCCTGAGCAAATCAACCATTTAATTGATCTGGCTAAGCCTGATTATGTGCTGCATCTGTCTGGAAGAAACAGCGTGCCGGAATCCTGGTTAAATCCGGTCGCTTATTTGGAAGCCAATATGCTCGCTACCCTTTATCTCTTGAATGCACTGCGGCCATTTCCCGATTGCCGAATTGTGATAGCCGGCTCCATGCTCAATTTCCCTCTTTCCGAAGATCCGCGCCCACCTCATCCTTACAGCCTAAGCAAAACCATGCAGGTATTTTTTACTAAATCGTGGCAGTATTTGTTCGATCAACAAATCCTTATTGCCCAGCCATCTAATTTAATCGGGCCCGGATTTTCAAACGGAGTTTGCGGGTTGCTGGCAAGAAAAATTGCCGCCCTTGAAAAGGGGATGGACGCGTCACCTTTTAAACTGTCCTCGCTCGTCGAGCGGAGAGATTATGTCGATGTTCGGGATGCCGTTGCCGCTTATGAGCGGGTCCTATTCCATGGAACACCTGGAAAGGTGTACTCGATTGGAACCGGCGCCACGAGTTCCTTAGAGGAGATGGTGAACGTATACGGAACCTTGACGGTTTGTTCTTTGCCTATTGAGATTGGCCAATCCGCGATTCCGAAGCAGCCTCATACTGTAGACATGGAACCCATGCGGAGTCTTGGGTGGACACCGGACATTCCCTTTAAGCAATCACTTAGCGATACATTGCAATTTTATCGAGATCAATCCTAG
- a CDS encoding glycosyltransferase, producing the protein MMPKVSIVIPFYNCPYVDQAIASALAQTYPNVEVIVVDDGSNQHSERIVPFLDRTHYIGKANGGTASALNCGIHMASGEYVAWLSSDDLFKPNKLAVQIPFMQENEALISYTPFDKIDGTGQLLQSSIAVRFPNQAELIRSFLDGDAINGCTVVMKKELCAQVGMFNEKLNYTHDYDLWMRVALAGIPIHFLDESLIMYRWHDQMGTLKHSKVIKLETRSTRKRYCKQLKGLVKRWEASPWLPPL; encoded by the coding sequence ATGATGCCAAAAGTGTCGATCGTCATCCCTTTTTACAACTGCCCCTATGTGGATCAGGCAATTGCCAGCGCGTTGGCACAGACGTATCCGAATGTAGAAGTCATTGTCGTGGATGATGGTTCCAATCAGCACTCGGAGCGAATTGTTCCTTTTTTGGACCGCACTCATTATATAGGCAAAGCTAACGGGGGTACAGCCAGCGCTCTGAACTGCGGAATCCACATGGCTTCCGGTGAATATGTAGCATGGCTTAGCTCTGACGATCTTTTTAAACCGAACAAGCTGGCTGTACAGATTCCTTTCATGCAAGAGAACGAGGCTCTGATCAGCTACACGCCCTTCGACAAAATTGACGGGACAGGCCAACTGCTGCAGTCTTCCATTGCTGTACGGTTTCCGAACCAAGCTGAGTTAATCCGCTCCTTTTTGGATGGTGATGCCATTAATGGATGTACCGTTGTGATGAAAAAGGAGCTTTGTGCCCAAGTGGGCATGTTTAACGAGAAACTCAACTACACGCACGATTATGATTTATGGATGCGAGTCGCGCTCGCTGGAATCCCGATTCATTTTCTTGACGAGTCGCTCATCATGTACCGCTGGCATGACCAAATGGGGACGCTGAAGCATAGTAAAGTGATTAAGCTCGAGACGCGATCGACCCGTAAACGATATTGCAAGCAGCTGAAGGGTTTGGTGAAACGATGGGAGGCTAGTCCTTGGCTTCCACCCCTTTGA